One Pseudodesulfovibrio cashew DNA window includes the following coding sequences:
- a CDS encoding efflux RND transporter permease subunit — MVRFFIDRPVFASVMAIIILLVGTLAAISLPIAQYPEISPPSVSVRATYTGADAETVMQSVATPIEEQVNGAQDMLYMSSISSNDGSMALTVTFELGRDLELATVDVQNRVNLATSQLPQEVRASGISVKKQSPDIVLIINLTSDQPQYDSLFLNNYAKINLYDALRRIQGVGDVSLFGDKDYGMRLWLDPAKLATYRLTVSDVISAVQEQNVQAPAGQLGMPPTPEGQQFQMSLRVKGRLADPEEFGGIILKANEDGSNVRIRDVARVELGSRNYYTFARLEGQDTASLLIYQLPGANALNVAHDVRKTMDELSAFFPEGVKYQIPYDTTLFVNSSIDEVTDTLVEALILVFIVVFVFLQNWRTTIIPMVCVPVSLVGTFALFPLLDFSINTLTLFGLVLAIGIVVDDAIVVVEATQRIIDEEGLSSKEATRKAMNEVTGPVIASTLVLVAVFIPVAFMGGITGQLYKQFALTLSVSVVISSINALTLSPALSALLLRPYKPIRGPLGWFFDKFNLVFDAVTKRYNKGVSMMVRRSVLGILVVCVFLAGAGGLFKILPSGFVPDEDQGYFIVNAMLPEAASLERTEKAVQQIEDYLKDAPGIRSYVTLGGFSLMTGAYSSYNAALFVILDDWSERTTPDLSLSAIMGRAQKAFNGIQDGIVMAFGPPPIRGLSSTGGLQFELQDRTGGSIDELYAVSRSFMGEANKLPEIASTFTTFSANVPQYYVEIDRDKVKKLGVPVNEVFQTMQTYLGGYYINDFNKYGRTYRVMAQAESKFRTNLSSLNQFYMRSQEGQMVPLSTLSEASRITGPEYVQRYNIFPTVEITANPAPDISSGQAMAALEKAAAGNLPEGYGYDWTGIAYQEKNAGGQTGLIFALAIVMVFLVLAAQYESWATPFAVILCVPLGIFGAMASQWMRGLENNVYAQIGLVMLIGLAAKNAILIVEFAKEKHDKEGMSLTDAAMEAAHLRFRPILMTSFAFILGVIPLVTASGAGSASRHALGTSVFGGMIAATVLGVLVVPALYTAVQGAAGNIGSYLRKVIGFKSSKE, encoded by the coding sequence ATGGTCCGCTTTTTCATCGACCGTCCGGTCTTCGCCTCGGTGATGGCCATCATCATCCTGTTGGTAGGCACACTGGCCGCCATCTCCCTGCCCATTGCGCAGTACCCGGAAATTTCGCCGCCTTCGGTGTCTGTCCGGGCCACCTACACCGGCGCTGACGCCGAGACCGTCATGCAGTCCGTGGCCACGCCCATCGAGGAACAGGTCAACGGCGCGCAGGACATGCTCTACATGTCCTCCATCTCCTCCAACGACGGCTCCATGGCCCTGACCGTCACCTTCGAGCTGGGCCGCGATCTGGAGCTGGCCACTGTCGACGTGCAAAACCGCGTCAACCTGGCCACCTCGCAATTGCCGCAGGAAGTCCGAGCCTCGGGCATCTCGGTGAAGAAGCAGTCGCCCGACATCGTCCTGATCATCAACCTGACATCGGACCAGCCCCAGTACGATTCCCTGTTCCTGAACAACTACGCCAAAATCAACCTGTACGACGCGCTTCGGCGAATCCAGGGCGTGGGCGACGTCTCCCTGTTCGGCGACAAGGACTACGGCATGCGCCTCTGGCTGGACCCGGCCAAGCTCGCCACCTACCGGCTGACCGTCAGCGACGTCATCAGCGCCGTGCAGGAGCAGAACGTCCAGGCCCCGGCCGGTCAGCTCGGCATGCCGCCGACGCCCGAGGGGCAGCAGTTCCAGATGTCCCTGCGCGTCAAGGGCCGCCTGGCCGATCCCGAAGAGTTCGGCGGCATCATCCTCAAGGCCAACGAGGACGGCTCAAACGTGCGCATCCGGGACGTGGCCCGCGTGGAGCTGGGCTCGCGCAACTACTACACATTCGCCCGCCTGGAGGGACAGGACACCGCGTCCCTGCTCATCTACCAGCTGCCCGGCGCCAACGCCCTGAACGTGGCCCACGACGTGCGCAAGACCATGGACGAGCTGTCGGCGTTCTTCCCGGAAGGCGTCAAATACCAGATTCCCTACGACACCACCCTCTTCGTCAACTCGTCCATCGACGAGGTCACGGACACCCTTGTCGAGGCGCTCATCCTGGTCTTCATCGTGGTTTTCGTCTTCCTCCAGAACTGGCGTACGACCATCATCCCCATGGTCTGCGTGCCGGTTTCACTGGTGGGAACCTTCGCCCTGTTCCCGCTGCTCGACTTTTCCATCAACACCCTGACCCTGTTCGGGCTGGTGCTGGCCATCGGCATCGTGGTCGATGACGCCATCGTCGTGGTCGAGGCCACCCAGCGCATCATCGACGAGGAGGGGCTCTCGTCCAAGGAAGCCACCCGCAAGGCCATGAACGAGGTCACCGGCCCGGTCATCGCCTCCACCCTGGTGCTGGTGGCCGTGTTCATCCCGGTCGCCTTCATGGGCGGCATCACGGGCCAGCTCTACAAGCAGTTCGCCCTGACCCTCTCGGTCTCGGTGGTCATCTCGTCCATCAACGCACTGACCCTGTCCCCGGCTTTGTCCGCGCTGCTGCTGCGGCCCTACAAGCCGATCCGCGGTCCCCTGGGCTGGTTCTTCGACAAGTTCAACCTGGTCTTCGACGCCGTGACCAAACGCTACAACAAGGGCGTCTCCATGATGGTCAGGCGCTCCGTCCTGGGCATCCTGGTGGTCTGCGTCTTCCTTGCGGGCGCGGGCGGGCTGTTCAAGATCCTGCCTTCGGGCTTCGTCCCGGACGAGGACCAGGGCTACTTCATCGTCAACGCCATGCTGCCGGAAGCGGCCTCCCTGGAACGCACCGAAAAGGCGGTCCAGCAGATCGAGGACTACCTCAAGGACGCCCCCGGCATCCGCAGCTACGTCACCCTGGGCGGATTCAGCCTGATGACCGGGGCTTACTCCTCGTACAACGCCGCCCTCTTCGTCATCCTGGACGACTGGTCCGAACGGACCACACCGGACCTGAGCCTGTCGGCCATCATGGGACGGGCGCAAAAGGCCTTCAACGGCATCCAGGACGGCATCGTCATGGCCTTCGGCCCGCCACCCATCCGGGGCCTGAGTTCCACTGGCGGCCTCCAGTTCGAATTGCAGGACCGCACCGGCGGCTCCATCGATGAGCTGTACGCCGTATCCCGCAGCTTCATGGGCGAGGCCAACAAGCTCCCGGAGATCGCCTCCACCTTCACCACGTTCTCGGCCAACGTGCCGCAGTACTACGTGGAGATCGACCGCGACAAGGTCAAGAAACTAGGCGTGCCGGTCAACGAGGTCTTCCAGACCATGCAGACCTACCTGGGCGGTTACTACATCAACGACTTCAACAAGTACGGGCGCACCTACCGCGTCATGGCCCAGGCCGAATCCAAATTCAGGACCAACCTCAGTTCCCTGAACCAGTTCTACATGCGCTCCCAGGAGGGCCAGATGGTTCCGCTCTCCACCCTGAGCGAAGCGTCCCGTATCACCGGGCCGGAGTACGTCCAGCGTTACAACATCTTCCCCACCGTAGAGATAACGGCCAACCCGGCCCCGGACATCAGCTCGGGCCAGGCCATGGCCGCCCTGGAAAAGGCCGCCGCAGGCAACCTGCCCGAGGGCTACGGCTACGACTGGACCGGCATCGCCTACCAGGAGAAGAACGCGGGTGGCCAGACCGGGCTCATCTTTGCCCTGGCCATCGTCATGGTCTTCCTGGTCCTGGCGGCCCAGTACGAATCCTGGGCCACGCCGTTCGCGGTCATCCTCTGCGTGCCCCTGGGCATCTTCGGAGCCATGGCCTCCCAGTGGATGCGCGGGCTTGAGAACAACGTCTACGCTCAGATCGGGCTGGTCATGCTCATCGGCCTGGCGGCCAAGAACGCCATCCTGATCGTGGAGTTCGCCAAGGAAAAGCATGACAAGGAAGGGATGTCCCTGACGGACGCGGCCATGGAGGCCGCGCACCTCCGCTTCAGGCCCATCCTGATGACCTCCTTCGCCTTCATCCTCGGCGTCATCCCGCTGGTGACCGCTTCGGGAGCGGGCTCGGCCAGCCGCCATGCTCTGGGAACCTCGGTCTTCGGCGGCATGATCGCGGCCACGGTGCTCGGCGTCCTCGTGGTGCCTGCCCTGTACACCGCCGTGCAAGGTGCGGCGGGCAACATAGGCTCGTATCTGCGGAAGGTAATCGGCTTCAAGTCCTCCAAGGAATGA
- a CDS encoding efflux RND transporter periplasmic adaptor subunit translates to MTKSPKFRYVPYLTLFVFTALFLTGCGGDEKTEQAAQNGPMPLKVVKAETRDMPNWGEYIGQISAVDTVDVRARVAGFLLEKEFREGSHVKKGDLLFVIDPKTFQEDLKQAQSALQYNQALLDKAKKDQARYKKLLDEGVVSQNEYEGYLTDFTTYQAKVNENRSQVENARIQLGYTKVYSPIDGVIGRMQVDVGNLVGQNESTLLATVSTVDPVYVSFSISETDYVRASRDRNSKETRNTKIKMILADGSEYPHNGTFSMVDRAVDPQTGTLGIRVSFPNPEGMLRPGQYAKVQVLIERVRDAVVVPVRGIIDVQGMKSIYKVGEDSKLVNQPVELGLEQGDLVIVRKGIKAGDMVVAGDIRRIRPGMEVKPIVVPMTKPAGEAVPVEGQNATDAGNKEG, encoded by the coding sequence ATGACGAAATCTCCAAAATTCCGCTATGTTCCGTATTTGACACTTTTTGTCTTCACCGCCCTTTTCCTGACAGGCTGCGGAGGGGATGAAAAAACCGAGCAGGCCGCGCAAAACGGTCCCATGCCGTTGAAGGTCGTCAAAGCCGAAACCAGGGACATGCCCAACTGGGGTGAGTACATAGGCCAGATCAGCGCCGTGGACACTGTTGATGTCCGGGCCAGAGTCGCCGGTTTCCTGCTGGAAAAGGAATTCAGGGAAGGCAGCCACGTCAAGAAGGGCGACCTCCTCTTCGTCATCGACCCCAAGACCTTCCAAGAGGATTTGAAGCAGGCCCAGTCCGCCCTCCAATACAACCAGGCCCTGCTGGATAAGGCCAAGAAGGACCAGGCGCGCTACAAGAAACTGCTCGACGAAGGCGTGGTCAGCCAGAACGAATATGAAGGGTATCTGACTGATTTCACCACCTACCAGGCCAAGGTCAACGAGAACCGCTCGCAGGTGGAGAACGCCCGCATCCAGCTCGGCTACACCAAGGTGTACTCGCCCATAGACGGCGTCATCGGCCGCATGCAGGTGGACGTGGGCAACCTGGTCGGCCAAAACGAATCCACCCTGCTGGCCACGGTCTCCACCGTGGACCCGGTCTACGTCAGCTTCTCCATCAGCGAGACGGACTATGTCCGCGCCAGCCGTGACAGGAACAGCAAAGAAACCCGCAACACGAAGATCAAAATGATTCTGGCGGACGGCAGCGAATACCCCCACAACGGCACTTTCAGCATGGTGGACCGGGCCGTTGACCCGCAGACCGGAACCCTCGGCATCCGGGTATCCTTTCCCAACCCCGAAGGCATGCTCAGGCCCGGCCAGTACGCCAAGGTCCAGGTGCTCATCGAGCGTGTCCGCGACGCCGTGGTCGTTCCCGTACGCGGCATCATCGACGTGCAGGGCATGAAATCCATCTACAAGGTGGGCGAGGACAGCAAGCTGGTCAATCAGCCGGTGGAGCTCGGACTGGAGCAGGGCGACCTGGTCATTGTCAGGAAGGGCATCAAGGCCGGCGACATGGTCGTTGCCGGCGACATCCGGCGCATCCGGCCCGGCATGGAGGTCAAACCCATCGTCGTGCCCATGACGAAACCGGCGGGAGAGGCCGTGCCCGTGGAAGGCCAGAACGCCACCGACGCCGGAAACAAGGAAGGCTAG
- a CDS encoding DUF1844 domain-containing protein, whose product MADQKCKENPMKGIPLSINFTTFIYSLSSSAMVALGEAEDPSTGRVEFQPQMAKHTIDVLGMLKEKFEKGLEEDERKLLCDIVYNLRMAYVNKNK is encoded by the coding sequence ATGGCTGACCAGAAGTGCAAAGAGAATCCCATGAAAGGGATTCCGCTGAGTATCAATTTCACCACCTTCATTTATTCCCTGTCTTCCTCGGCCATGGTCGCCCTGGGCGAGGCCGAGGATCCGAGCACGGGAAGAGTGGAGTTCCAGCCCCAGATGGCCAAGCACACCATCGACGTGCTCGGCATGCTCAAGGAAAAATTCGAGAAGGGGCTGGAAGAGGACGAGCGCAAGTTGCTGTGCGACATCGTCTACAATCTCAGAATGGCCTACGTGAACAAGAATAAATAG